Genomic segment of Peribacillus frigoritolerans:
TCCGTCAATAAAGCCGTTGATTACCCCTTATATGAGGGCATGCAATTTGAACGGAAGAACTTCTATATTCTTTTTGCATCAGAGGACCAAAAAGAAGGAATGAAAGCATTTGTAGAAAAAAGAGAGCCGGATTTTACAGGCGGATAAGGGGTGCTCTATGTACGAAACCATCAAATATAGGGTTGAAAATGGAGTGGCATGGCTTACTTTGAACCGTCCTGATAAACTTAATGCCTTTACGTCCCAAATGAATAAGGAAATACAGAAAGCGATAAAAATATCTGCGGGGTCAGATGAAGTGCGGGCCATTATCATTACTGGGGAAGGCAGGGCCTTTTGTTCGGGGCAGGATTTATCGGATGTTGATGAGGGCTTGAATTTAGGCCAGAAGCTGCGCGAAGACTACGGTCCGATGATGCAGCAAATAGCAAACTGTGAAAAACCGATCATTGCAGCAGTCAATGGAGTGGCTGCAGGTGCTGGCTTCAGTCTGGCGCTGGCATGCGATTTCCGGCTTGTTTCTGAAAAAGCCAGTTTTTTAAATGCTTTTGTCAATATCGGGTTGATTCCTGATTCGGGGAATCTGTATTACCTTTCGCGGATCGTTGGTCATGCGAAAGCCTTGGAATTATCTTTATTGGGGGAAAAGGTTACGGCTAGCGAGGCGAAAAATATCGGACTCGCTACAAAAGTGATAGTTTTGGAGGAATGGAACGAGGAATTGAAAGCCTTTGCAGAGAATATCGCAAACAAACCAACGAAAGCGATCGGTTTAATCAAAAGATACTTAGAGGCGTCCTATCACCTTTCATTGGAAGAATACTTAAAAGAAGAAGCGGAGGGTCAGCGAATTGCTGGCTTAACGAAGGATTATGCAGAAGGTGTGGCAGCATTCACCGAAAAAAGGAAAGCTCAATTCATAGGCAAGTAATATAGAAAAGGGAGTGGGATTACATGGTTAGAGTACAAGAGGCAGCATTTGAAAAAGCGGAAATGAAGCGTGATTATTATCATCTGATCATTAATGGAGAAAGAGTGGAAAGCTCGGATGGTTCCACGATTGATGCGTATAATCCTGCAACTGGTGAAATCATTGCCAAGGTTGCAAAGGCGACCAAGGAAGATGCAGAAAAGGCTGTTCAAGCTGCACGTGAAGCATTTGATAACGGGAAATGGAAGAGGACTCCGATTAACAAACGGTCTCGTGTTTTGAACAAAATTGCAGCGATCATGCGTTCACGCTTTAATGAATTGGTAGAATTGGAGGTCCTGAACAGCGGCAAATCCATCTCTGCAGCGCAAGGCCAAGTCATGCAGGCAATTGAAGATTTCGAGTTTTATGCAGGCGCTTTAGTTGCACACCGCGGATCTGTCAATAATGTTCCTGGTCAATTCCATAACTATACGGAAAAAGAGCCAGTAGGTGTTTGTGCTCAAATCATCCCTTGGAATTACCCTATGATGATGGCAGCGTGGAAAATTGCACCTGCAATTGCAGTCGGCTGTTCGGTCATTGTTAAACCAGCTTCGTTAACGCCGCTGACTGCCATTGTATTAGGGGAAATCTGTTTAGAAGCTGGTGTTCCTTCCGGCGTGGTCAATATCATTCCAGGACCTGGATCTGACGTAGGGAATTACCTTGTCGAACATCCGAAAGTGAATAAGGTGGCCTTCACGGGTTCTACGCCAATCGGCAGGGATCTCATGGGCAAAGCTTCACAGACATTAAAAAGGGTGACATTGGAGCTTGGCGGTAAGTCCCCTAATATTGTTTTTGAGGATGCAGACCTTGAAGCGGCTATCGATGGATCATTATATGGCATTTTCTACAATACTGGGCAGTCTTGCGAAGCTAGATCCCGTTTATACGTTCACGAAGACATATATGATGAGTTCGTTGCCAGATTCGTAGAAAAAACGAAAAAATTGAAATTGGGCAATCCGCTCGATAAAGAAACACACGTCGGTGCAGTCATAGATCAAGGGCAATTGGATGTCATCGACAATTATGTACAATCTGCCATTACTGATGGAGCGAAAATCCTCACAGGAGGAAAGCCAGCGGTCATCGAAGGTTTCGAAAACGGTTATTGGTATGAGCCGACGGTCATAGCGAATGTCAATCATGATATGGATGTTGTGAAAGAGGAAATATTCGGGCCGGTCGTTGTCATAATGAAATTCAAAGATGAAAAAGAAGCCGTGAGACTCGCGAATGATACGGAATTCGGTTTAGGTTCAGCCCTCTGGACAAAAGACGGCGGGCGTGCGACTAGAGTGGCCAATCAAATAGAAGCGGGAATCGTCATGGTGAATTGCCCATTCTCCGCATTTCCTGGAACACCTTTCGGAGGGTATAAGCAATCAGGATTCGGCAGGGAACTTTGTATTGAGACACTTGATCTTTATACAGAAACGAAAAGCATCATTTCCTATCATGGAAGCCGTCCCTTAAATCCCTTTGGAATTTAATAAAACATAAAATAGGCGGCTGGCTGAACGGTATGTCGGAAAAGTAATTCAAGTATGAATGAATGCTGATCTGATTCATCCGCAGCCAGCTCTATTTATTTTTGAAGGAGGAATGAACGAATGATTAGAAATCTAGTGATTGTCGGATCTGGTGTCATGGGCAGGGGAATAGCTTATGTAGGAGCAACAGGAGGCTTTAATGTAGTACTGGTGGATGTGAATCAGGATGCTTTGGAAAGTGCAAGAAACGAGATAGATGCCATATTCGAGAAGGGTGTGCGCTACCAAAAAATCACCCAGGAAGAAGCGGCAGCTGCAAAAAGCAGATTTTCCTATTCTTCCAATTTGAAAGAATCAGCAGCATATGCCGACTTGATCATAGAGGCAGTTCCGGAAAAGGCGGAAATAAAGAGGGCAGTCTTCGAAACGATTGAAGTCCATGCAAAAGAAGACTGTTATTTTGCAACCAATACGTCCACGATGAGCCCGACGGAAATTGGTTCTTATGGAAAACGTCCCGAAAAAACGATTGCCATGCATTTTTTCAATCCTGTACAAAAGATGCCGCTCGTTGAAATTGTACGT
This window contains:
- a CDS encoding aldehyde dehydrogenase family protein is translated as MVRVQEAAFEKAEMKRDYYHLIINGERVESSDGSTIDAYNPATGEIIAKVAKATKEDAEKAVQAAREAFDNGKWKRTPINKRSRVLNKIAAIMRSRFNELVELEVLNSGKSISAAQGQVMQAIEDFEFYAGALVAHRGSVNNVPGQFHNYTEKEPVGVCAQIIPWNYPMMMAAWKIAPAIAVGCSVIVKPASLTPLTAIVLGEICLEAGVPSGVVNIIPGPGSDVGNYLVEHPKVNKVAFTGSTPIGRDLMGKASQTLKRVTLELGGKSPNIVFEDADLEAAIDGSLYGIFYNTGQSCEARSRLYVHEDIYDEFVARFVEKTKKLKLGNPLDKETHVGAVIDQGQLDVIDNYVQSAITDGAKILTGGKPAVIEGFENGYWYEPTVIANVNHDMDVVKEEIFGPVVVIMKFKDEKEAVRLANDTEFGLGSALWTKDGGRATRVANQIEAGIVMVNCPFSAFPGTPFGGYKQSGFGRELCIETLDLYTETKSIISYHGSRPLNPFGI
- a CDS encoding enoyl-CoA hydratase-related protein; protein product: MYETIKYRVENGVAWLTLNRPDKLNAFTSQMNKEIQKAIKISAGSDEVRAIIITGEGRAFCSGQDLSDVDEGLNLGQKLREDYGPMMQQIANCEKPIIAAVNGVAAGAGFSLALACDFRLVSEKASFLNAFVNIGLIPDSGNLYYLSRIVGHAKALELSLLGEKVTASEAKNIGLATKVIVLEEWNEELKAFAENIANKPTKAIGLIKRYLEASYHLSLEEYLKEEAEGQRIAGLTKDYAEGVAAFTEKRKAQFIGK
- a CDS encoding 3-hydroxyacyl-CoA dehydrogenase is translated as MIRNLVIVGSGVMGRGIAYVGATGGFNVVLVDVNQDALESARNEIDAIFEKGVRYQKITQEEAAAAKSRFSYSSNLKESAAYADLIIEAVPEKAEIKRAVFETIEVHAKEDCYFATNTSTMSPTEIGSYGKRPEKTIAMHFFNPVQKMPLVEIVRGLETSDETAAVIKEVAGKMGKETVVINEFPGFVTSRISCLVGNEAFFMLQEGLGTPEEIDKAIKLGLNYPMGPFELGDLVGLDARLNNLKYLHSKLGEKYRPAPLLEQYVKAGRLGRKSGKGVYDYTKDGELVRK